The Vicia villosa cultivar HV-30 ecotype Madison, WI linkage group LG1, Vvil1.0, whole genome shotgun sequence genome includes a region encoding these proteins:
- the LOC131661081 gene encoding uncharacterized protein LOC131661081, giving the protein MEWCNQSTSIKYLFKYISKGYDRITTSVSTKNNEPVDEIKQYLDCRYISPCEACWRIYSFHIHGRRPAVERMFYHLVGEKAFYYTDHDRMENVLENASVTDSMFTGWLSANSKYNEAQSLTYGQFVSKFVYHKKEREWRPRKKGFTIGRLIWVPPITGELFYLRMMLTVAKGPKSYEEIRKVGNTQYETFRDACFAMGFLEDDKEYIGALKEASEWGSGHFVRKLFVVMLLSGAVNRPAHVWKESWQLLSDGVLHAQRQLALNTELVLTEAELQHLTLIEIEKLLQENKRTLKDFKPIPYPDGYVLQQLGNRLIYDERNYDIAKTKTEFTNLFGGLTVMLLKKPNFVKDLTDHLDLDEQRAMYQKIMRAVESQNGAVFFLHGYGGTGKTYIWRTLAASLRLKHDICLTVATSGIASLLLPGGRTAHSKFKIPVPTLDNSTCKIEYNDDVGDLLRQTKLIIWDEAPMAHKHTFEALDRTLRDVMSKYGNSKEMFGGKVVIFGGDFRQILPIVPRGSRSNIVHSAINASYIWNSVQVLTLTKNMRLQSGPTQDDKNEMRQFSEWLLRIGEGKVSEPNDGVTDFEIPPDLLITQFEDPIVAIVDATYPDFIHNFHSIQYLKGDMRDYYSSNTVDKSEINDDTVVNILTPEFLSSLHTFGLPTHHLKFKVGTPIMLMKNIDQSEGLCNGTRLIVTKLGTHVIEASIIAGKNCGNQVYIPRMDMSPSQSPWPFKLIRRQFPIIVSYAMTINKSQGQSLDTVGLYLPRDVFTHGQIYVALSRVTTKKGIKILIHDQHTKVKTTTTNVVYKEIFDNI; this is encoded by the exons ATGGAATGGTGTAACCAGAGCACTTCAATcaaatatcttttcaaatacaTTAGCAAAGGCTATGACAGAATAACAACTTCGGTGTCAACCAAGAACAATGAACCAGTTGATGAAATAAAACAATACTTAGATTGCAGATATATCTCACCATGTGAAGCGTGCTGGAGAATTTACTCCTTTCACATTCATGGTAGAAGACCGGCAGTTGAACGTATGTTTTATCACCTGGTAGGCGAAAAGGCTTTTTACTACACTGATCACGATCGAATGGAAAATGTTTTGGAGAATGCAAGTGTTACTGATTCCATGTTTACTGGTTGGCTATCTGCAAACTCAAAGTATAATGAGGCACAGTCACTCACTTATGGTCAATTTGTATCTAAATTTGTTTACCACAAAAAAGAAAGGGAGTGGAGGCCCCGCAAAAAGGGATTCACCATTGGGAGATTGATATGGGTTCCACCAATAACAGGTGAACTTTTTTATCTGCGGATGATGTTGACGGTAGCCAAGGGACCAAAAAGTTATGAAGAAATTCGCAAGGTCGGTAATACCCAGTATGAAACATTTAGAGATGCATGCTTCGCCATGGGATTTCTGGAAGATGACAAAGAATATATTGGTGCTCTCAAAGAGGCCAGTGAATGGGGCTCTGGACATTTTGTCCGAAAACTATTTGTGGTGATGCTATTGTCAGGCGCTGTTAATCGCCCAGCACACGTTTGGAAGGAATCATGGCAGCTGTTATCTGATGGTGTCCTACATGCTCAAAGGCAATTGGCTTTAAATACAG AATTGGTTCTCACAGAAGCCGAACTGCAACATTTGACCCTGATTGAAATAGAAAAGCTGCTTCAAGAAAATAAAAGGACACTAAAAGATTTCAAACCAATCCCTTATCCAGATGGATATGTTTTGCAACAATTAGGTAATAGACTGATATATGACGAACGCAATTATGACATTGCAAAAACAAAGACAGAATTCACAAATCTCTTTGGTGGACTTACAG TTATGCTATTGAAGAAACCCAATTTTGTGAAAGACCTTACTGATCACCTTGACCTAGATGAACAAAGAGCTATGTATCAAAAAATTATGCGCGCAGTTGAGTCGCAGAATGGTGCAGTCTTCTTCCTACATGGTTACGGTGGGACCGGTAAGACATACATATGGAGAACACTGGCGGCATCATTAAGGTTGAAGCATGATATATGTCTGACAGTCGCAACCAGTGGTATAGCGTCATTATTGTTGCCAGGAGGTCGAACTGCACATTCAAAATTTAAGATACCAGTGCCAACGCTAGATAATTCTACTTGCAAAATTGAGTACAATGATGATGTGGGAGACCTTCTTAGACAAACTAAACTAATTATTTGGGATGAGGCTCCAATGGCACACAAGCATACTTTTGAAGCACTTGATAGAACGCTCAGAGACGTAATGTCTAAATACGGTAACTCAAAGGAGATGTTTGGTGGAAAAGTTGTTATTTTTGGAGGTGATTTCAGGCAGATTTTACCTATTGTCCCTCGAGGTAGCCGTTCGAATATTGTACATTCTGCCATAAATGCGTCTTACATATGGAATTCTGTTCAAGTGTTAACATTAACCAAAAACATGCGCCTGCAATCCGGTCCGACCCAAGATGATAAAAATGAAATGCGACAGTTTTCGGAATGGTTGTTAAGAATTGGCGAAGGAAAAGTATCTGAGCCCAATGACGGTGTGACAGATTTTGAAATTCCACCTGACCTATTGATAACACAATTTGAAGACCCGATCGTCGCCATTGTTGATGCTACATATCCTGACTTTATTCACAATTTTCATTCAATCCAATACCTTAAGG GAGACATGCGGGATTACTACAGCTCCAATACTGTTGATAAGTCCGAAATCAATGACGACACAGTGGTAAATATCCTAACTCCAGAATTTCTCAGTTCCCTACATACATTTGGTTTGCCTACTCATCATTTAAAGTTTAAGGTTGGAACACCAATTATGCTCATGAAGAATATTGATCAGTCAGAAGGACTATGTAATGGAACAAGGTTGATAGTAACAAAATTGGGGACACATGTTATTGAAGCTTCGATAATAGCTGGAAAGAACTGTGGCAATCAAGTTTACATCCCACGAATGGATATGTCACCTTCCCAATCACCATGGCCGTTCAAGCTCATCAGAAGACAGTTCCCCATTATAGTGTCATATGCCATGACAATTAACAAATCCCAAGGACAGTCTTTGGATACTGTTGGTCTATACCTACCAAGGGATGTTTTTACACATGGACAAATATATGTTGCACTATCAAGAGTGACAACAAAAAAAGGAATCAAGATATTAATACATGATCAACATACAAAAGTTAAAACAACAACTACAAATGTAGTTTACAAGGAGATCTTCGACAATATATAA
- the LOC131602406 gene encoding uncharacterized protein LOC131602406, which translates to MVGSCSRGSSVDSVSHQVLPRCGCDRPMKMWVSNTVQNRNRKFWKCRNAGTGNSCELFLWDDENGDSIKGNTVIHPCCKKCEVLQIQLESATKKVVKLKIKLEAQKRKTLQIQIVIFMCCLIVGLLYNFM; encoded by the exons ATGGTGGGAAGCTGCTCTCGAGGAAGCAGTGTTGATTCCGTGTCCCATCAAGTGTTGCCCAGATGCGGCTGCGATAGACCCATGAAGATGTGGGTCTCCAACACAGTTCAAAACCGGAATCGAAAGTTCTGGAAATGTCGCAATGCTGGG ACTGGCAATAGTTGCGAATTGTTCTTATGGGATGATGAAAATGGAGACTCCATCAAAGGCAATACAGTGATTCATCCATGTTGCAAGAAGTGTGAGGTACTTCAAATTCAGTTGGAATCAGCGACAAAGAAAGTGGTAAAATTGAAGATTAAGCTTGAAGCCCAGAAAAGGAAAACTTTGCAGATCCAGATTGTTATATTTATGTGTTGTTTGATAGTTGGTTTATTGTATAATTTCATGTAA
- the LOC131661001 gene encoding uncharacterized protein LOC131661001, with translation MARPLAKICDINDTKELWKVSVRVHHKWTVVSNKREHFEMIFVDVSGGDIHVVVPAPHVSLFSEKMVLDHSYTVSNFKVQANVAAFRPSSHKFMLKFTAGTTVTDDNNAEIPPKPLVFTKFTDIINGNFNKDVLIDVIGMVESIGYSQTTSGAWKQQINMMLRDGGENTINCTLWESYAEQFMKFKQERGDDSGPIFVMIQYAKFPLSVTNTFNVTVLGLNTDLLPMKEFIESFPKDSMITLSGQKGSNSQLSAQNSENQQLTPVQKLLSKAVVMPIGDIIKLRTITFCATVGETKMLVASPYGWYYRGCHACSCIAHGDRAPFECEAGHFTEAEYKIEIEVTHAGNSCNFLFWDRECELLLGLSASQLRHTMIKAGINDPLEFPLTLDQMLDCKMALKFKWQPRWKNASVVMLLKNDPFVKELVDQFDTDEMKQPGVEAMTTVRSEPNFVVVRTFTDLDVSSTHSTDPLTPTGKRHFPGASSESTTSDAICDGELSSNKLKKIIKIEKID, from the exons ATGGCAAGACCATTAGCAAAAATATGTGACATCAATGACACCAAAGAACTTTGGAAAGTTTCTGTTCGTGTGCACCACAAATGGACAGTTGTTTCGAACAAGAGGgagcattttgagatgatttttgTTGATGTATCG GGTGGTGACATACATGTTGTTGTTCCTGCACCGCATGTGTCTCTATTTTCTGAAAAAATGGTCTTGGATCATAGTTACACCGTTTCCAATTTTAAGGTTCAGGCTAATGTTGCGGCTTTCAGACCTTCGTCTCATAAGTTTATGTTGAAGTTTACTGCTGGCACTACGGTTACGGATGATAACAACGCGGAAATACCTCCAAAGCCGCTGGTGTTTACTAAATTTACTGATATAATAAACGGCAACTTTAACAAGGATGTGCTAATAG ATGTCATTGGTATGGTGGAAAGTATTGGGTATTCACAGACCACATCAGGTGCCTGGAAGCAGCAGATTAACATGATGCTGCGTGACGGGGG TGAGAATACTATCAATTGCACGCTTTGGGAATCCTATGCTGAACAATTCATGAAGTTCAAGCAGGAGCGCGGAGATGATTCTGGTCCTATTTTTGTCATGATCCAATATGCTAAA TTTCCACTGTCCGTGACAAACACGTTTAATGTTACCGTGCTTGGTCTGAATACTGATTTGCTGCCGATGAAAGAGTTTATAGAAAG CTTTCCGAAGGATTCCATGATTACGTTGTCTGGCCAGAAGGGTTCCAATTCCCAGCTTTCGGCACAGAACTCTGAAAATCAACAGTTGACTCCTGTTCAAAAATTGCTTTCAAAGGCTGTTGTAATGCCTATTGGGGATATCATAAAACTTAGAACT ATTACATTTTGTGCGACTGTTGGAGAAACTAAAATGCTGGTGGCCTCTCCGTATGGCTGGTATTATCGTGGTTGTCATGCTTGCTCATGTATTGCGCATGGTGACAGAGCTCCGTTTGAGTGTGAGGCTGGACATTTCACTGAGGCAGA GTATAAGATTGAGATTGAAGTTACTCATGCCGGGAATAGCTGTAACTTTCTATTTTGGGACCGAGAGTGTGAGTTACTTTTGGGATTGTCTGCTTCTCAGCTGCGTCATACAATGATTAAG GCTGGCATTAATGATCCCTTGGAATTCCCACTGACATTGGATCAGATGTTGGATTGCAAGATGGCTTTAAAATTTAAGTGGCAACCACGGTGGAAGAATGCCTCGGTCGTTATGCTATTGAAGAATGACCCTTTTGTGAAAGAGCTTGTTGATCAGTTTGACACAGATGAA ATGAAACAACCCGGTGTTGAAGCAATGACCACTGTTCGATCCGAACCTAATTTTGTCGTCGTAAGGACGTTTACT GATCTTGATGTGAGTTCGACGCACAGCACAGATCCACTTACTCCTACTGGAAAAAGACACTTTCCAGGCGCATCAAGCGAGTCAACAACCTCGGATGCCATATGTGATGGAGAACTTTCATCAAACAAACtcaagaaaattataaaaatagagaAGATAGATTAG